A stretch of DNA from Malus sylvestris chromosome 9, drMalSylv7.2, whole genome shotgun sequence:
TTAGCGTATTTCTGTAGTACTCGACAATACGGCCGCGTAGACGCAAGTAGAAGCAGATTGGGGTATTGATATtaccatttattattttatatttttttaagtaccATTACATCATTTTAAGAGTAACTTTGGTAAGaattgaggaaaaaaaaaagaagagaaagaagaagggggGAACGGGAGAGAGCAGAAAGAAGGGCTGCTGCCCAATCAGAGGAGAGGAAGAAAGGAGATTGACCAaccagagagaagagaaaggagggaaaggagggaaggtgagaaggagagagaaatcGGGTCTTCTCCTTGACCTGTGCGACCCGGCCAAGTATCAAGGCCAAATCCGTGCATTTTCCGGCCAATTCCCTGTGAATTGTGTTGAATCACTACTGGAAGTACCACCCTAACCCTCTCCCTTCCATTTTCATCCCAAAATTAGAAGAATTTGGTGGTATTTTGAAGGAAAAACCGACGGTGGGCCGTGTGGGTGTATGACAACAATCCGTAAAAATTGAAGCTAACCCAaccaattaccaccacccatagactcccctcaacctcaggaacaaagcccaaacactTGTGGAGGCGTCAGAGTGAGCATGGAGGTCGAATCGAAACACACCCTCTTTAGGGTTTCCGACTGATTTATGTAAAATTGAGGTGTTTCTCGGCCATATTGGCCTTGGTCACATGCGCCGATCATTCGTGACGCCTCTATGTGTgtgctaggaagttgtagcataaactccaagtgagtgagacttttcctttctatcgtagattatatatatatatatatatatatatatatataattgataattccataaacgtttataaattgattattgcttaCGATTACTatgaatgttttgaagtaattatTGTGAaatacgaatggcttgatccttatttagggtacgtaggcagtcgaacgagacgttagatgcaaccatacaataaatgagactaaataattgagacaatagccttgtttagtggattgagtaatgtgagggacattggtggaaaatgtgagatttaaccttatgaatTAGTGGTTAAATGttagtcataaatcaatgtgtaaagaatcaagaatttgaagtacGGAAACGTAATTAATgatatttaattaaactagtgtctagTTGGGCTTATCACCGATAATTATTCCCGAAAATAAATAGGTCAGGAGTAAGGCATTACAGCTTATGCATTTTTATgccattatatatatgtatgtatatatatgtatgtatatgattgaaaatgctataacatggttgagtattagattgcatcatggtttatctatatgtatattacctgcacataattattgtgaacgcttgaagtgcaaaggtgaacacaGGACACCcaagtaagttcaggtgagtttatggtagTTGAAATGTtggagttatggcatgactatataaTATTTTAAGCAACTCCAACACTATCGTACGGGTTGCCCATGAATCGTACATGTTATGTTGAGatgcattgagagctcataaacctgcaccccgatgttagtgctcccgaTTGCGGCCAGGGCACAATCATTCACGTGATGTTTACCTCCtgcaccttacgctcaccttggatctaaggtaggtgcacagtcatgtcgtacataccactttaggtggttccgacttgtaggtgacccgcgattattcgcacagtcttcatgtgatcgtagcacttgagcgtatttatttacacccagttttgtcgtacaaaccactttaggtggttccgactcgtgtgcatgtATACTTattgagatatggataagtcgtacaggtcaaaagaggtgactccgacttatgagctagcatatgtgatgagatatggataagtcgtacaggtcactataggtgactctgacttatgagctagcattgattgatgagatatggttgtagtcgtacaggtcaccataggtgattccgacttgatgagatatggataagttgtacaggtcacaagaggtgactccgacttatgagctagcatatgggatgagatatggataagtcgtacatgtcactataggtgactccgacttatgagctagcattgattgatgagatatggttgtagtcgtacaggtcactataggtaaTTCCGACTTATGTACTAGTATGGATTATtaagcacatgattatttatattgctgtTGAGCTGCTATGTTGtggtatacttctggatttaAAGTTAGCGTACATTTGATATCATACTTATACATGGTGAATTCTAAAAAATTATACGGTTTTACAAAGAGGGGTTATTACAAAGATAATTATGGtttcaaatgttttgtttttacccactcacatcttctgttttgcacccctctaggttttaattGCTGAAtgttcgtatcgacgaggattcttggcaatcTCAGGATATAAGGCTACTTCTGAGGGTATAATCCTTATCCGTTatactgtacttacttatgctctaacgtcacgtgtgaagtgggttcattccctctcaccagcgcactctgatatttaggcactcttaggttcaaatttattcatatttttccacatcttcacactttatggcttcgtcacctttcaggtgtcgcccagcacaactcgattcgaagTTCttgtggacattccgggtcggggtgtgtcatttaatGTCATCCAGGCAAGTGCGAATATTCCATAGAGGTTCGACCGTCCCTTAAAGCACCCCAATGATGAGCTTGGAATCTCCTTCAATAACAACTTTGTTGTAGCCTTTCCTCTTGATATATGCAAGACCCTCCTTTAAAGAACCTTGTTGAAGCCTTTCCTCTTGATATATGCGAGACCCTTCTTTAAAGCTCTAGCCTCTGCTTCATTGATGATTGCACCATTCAAATTGAAGGCCCTGCTCCAATAACAAGGCCATCTTCATTTCGAACCACAAAACCGGCTCCAGCCTTGGCATTGCTGACAGAACCATCAAAGTTAAGCTTTACAAAGCCTTTGTTCGGAGGATGTCACTTAATAATGGGGAAATTATCAAGGTTCCTAGTAGAAAACACCCAAAAGTTAGCTTTGAAAAACTCTTGACCAACGCTCAAAGCAATGATATGTGTCCTTGTAGGACTAGGAGTCTCCTGACGAAAAATTACATTGTTGCGATCATTCCATATCTGCCAACAGATGGTAAGAACTTTACTTAAATCGCTTAACTCATTCATGTCTGAGGAGGATAGGTTGTCTAACCACTCGTTGAAACCTATTCCCGCATTTGATCTAATATTTTCGTTAATAATTCCAAACTAAATGCGCATGGTTCCACAAAAGAAATAGATGAGTTTGATCCTCAGCAGTGGATTTGCATATAAGACAATCAATAGGGATATCCTTAACGAATTTGTTCATCCGCTTCCTAGTATTATGCCTACCATGAATAAGCAGCCAGTCAAACATCTTGACTTTAGAAGGAATATATAACTTCCACATCTTATTCAGGACCTTTTGCCAGACCTGATTGTGTACATTATTGTTTTCAATCCACGTACGCTCTTAACATAAAACTCATCATTATGAGACAGATCCCAAACCATTTTATCATTCGTGTTGCACTAATGGGGTGGTGGAATAGACTAAGCTTTACAATGAGCTTgccataataatatggttcaactttgtatttggtgagaatcgaacctaagacctctcgcttacaaatgaagaggaatacatGTAATTAACATGAGTACACCAACAAAATATGAttacaaattaaattgaaaactaTGGGTACgtattaaaaataaacttatagagttggtacaaattaaaaataaaaagaatattgGTACAAACTTATAGagttggtacaaattaaaaataaaaatatataaaacaaaatactaaaaatatataattacaaATGATAAACAACATATGAATACATGTAAATTATTTATTAATCAAATAATGACATGGACAAAAGTCAAAGGACtttgataaaaacaaaaaagaaattagATCTCAATTAATAAGAAATGAGCAAGTGGTTATTTACCATAGTGATGAAAAGGAATTGAGTCATTGTATGATGACGTGGGTTCAAACTCAGTCGGTGACTAAACTAATatataatctaacaaaatctatcgtttgacaaaaaaaaataatgagagATGAAAATAAGGAATGAGAATCTAATTTATCCTTGTACCTTTCACacacactaaaaaattattaaaaaggaGATGTAAATAAGGAGTGTGAAAATCACCTCCCTTTAAAAATGACTGTTCTTGGCTAATTAGTATTAGAAAAAGTTATATTCACCCTCGATCTCGAGTAATACAAAGAGATCACATTTTTTAAGCCAcggttaatatgtgtaactaaCCTCAGTCATCATAATGGATGTAATAACCATTTCATATGGCCAACTGTGGTTAGAAAATGTGGTTCCTGGCTTTAACATTACTCCAGAAGGATTTCACTGTCGTAACGAAGCTACCAACTAGTCCTACAGTCTTATCCTGTATTACTACAATAGGGAACCACCGCACTTAAACTACATCTCCGATTTTGGTCGTCTGATTCCACCATCCTATTCCTATGCCGGAAAATCACTGAACCCTCGGGTAACTCGCCGAGATCAGCGAACAAATACTCGTCCTCGTCTTTCAACCTCGTCGCCACATCATTATTCATGCAACTACTATTTCCTAAGCAAATTGGACTTTCCAGTACAACTGTTGATGCCGCATCATTAAACCAACCAAAGTCGCTAAGTAATGTGGGCGAGTCGTCGCTGAGATCAAGGTCGACTTGGCTTGTGAAGATTGTGAGCTCCTCGGTTTTGGCCGGAAGTTCGGATTCGGTGGTGGGTGATGTAGCGGTAGCGGTGATGGTGGTGGGGGTTACAGAGGAGGATTggttggctttggtggtgggcATGGGGTGGTTGTGGTCACAAACATAGGTGACTATGAGCATTGTGGGGTTCAGACGGCTTCTCTCCACTTGTTTTCTTGCAGGGCATCCTTTGGAACTACTACATCGATAATATCCCCTACAAATTTCAAAAGATACCAGCCAAGTGTGGATTCAATTAAATTAGTGGTAAACAACAAGCAATACAACAAGCAATTAAAACAAAAGCCATCCATATAAAAGATGTTAATTTGTAGTTGATTTGCAAGCATATTTTGTGCCAACTACAAATAAGTTTATATGGCATTTCAAAAAgatttactttttaattttgtttaacaTATTCCGGTTTTTAATGATGATCTTGTACTTAGGTCAAAATTCGAAATCCAGTTCATTTCTCGTAAACCTTACACAAGATCTATATCCATAAGGGTCCATAcactcttttttacttctcacacattcctTTCAATTTTCAGCCGTCGGACCGAATGTATTGAAGACGATCAATCGCCAAAgtttaacaagggtgtgtgggAGGTAAAAATTGGTGTGTTAATAGCACTTTTCTATCCAAAATCCAAATCAAAGAATCATATGCAGAAGCTATAGGGAAGATGCATTCTACTTACTACATATAGCACCAGAATATACTAGATTTAGTAAATTTTTAGAAACCAATTGACCTTTCTTAAACTCCCTTTTTTCCTCTCAGTGCATATACTTGAGATCTACGATATTGTACAACCCATGTGAAATTTATTTACTTTTGGTTCGAACGTATGTGAAAGTTATCTGTTCATATAATTGTACAACTCATTCATATAGCATCATTCTTCCAGGGAAGCAATTTTcatcactgttctaaaaattctcgCCTAGTGCTGTTTAAGCCCCCTAGCCCCGCCTAAACTTGCTTAGATTCCGACTCTcacttaaacaaaaaatcgataactttcaatttgtattttattttgtcaataaatgtaagagacttgttgaatacttgaatgaacactcattatatgatTGTTCCCTATATTTTCAACATGGTCTAATACTTTATGATCTATGTATCATTTTATTTGTCAATTTATGTGTTCCAATACAATTATGTACTTTTTTAACTATAAATGGGcactttttttatatataagatatcataaatttacttaaatccacctagCTACCTACACACTAGGCTCCAATCTGTCGTCCGACTAGCGTCAGacgtcttttaaaaccttgatTTTCATACACAATTTTCTCTACTTACATGTCTctagattgaataaattaaaacatggCCAATAGATAAAAATAGAGAGCgtcaaaggaaaaaaagagtgaaaatcaTTTTCGTTCTTTTAATTCATATAAGGAGCTTCCAAATTTACGTAAGCAactataaaaaatgaaaatgattgaaatttaTTTAGAccaattattatttaatttattttaaaaagggGTGGAGAATATGTCATTTTCGAGCTGGAATTTAGTGCGTGAGTTTCACGACATGCATTTGGTAAGAGCGTGATACAACAACAGGCGCATTTTAGTAGAGCCGCCTCTACACTAAAATACGCCGCAGTGTCACAAATGAAGACACCAAAGAATACATCGCCGGCGACAAATACAAGAAAATTGCACCACACTTATCAAACTCAAATGCAATATCACTTAATAATTTTCATCtaaaaaaacattaattattttatttttcttcatttccttCAGTAATTTCTGTTGTGAAATTAACTGTTTAATTTGGAtaataatttttgtaatttgatatctgcagaaaaatataaatagaaGAATTGAATTAATACCTGGGATATGGAGAGCCTTTGATGGGCTTTTGGCCGTACTTTCTCCAGGCCCAAGAATCCGACGGTGGATGCCCCTCCCCTTTGCTCTTGGATCCCTCCACGTCACCGATCGGTACTGACACCACCCTCTTCTGCACTCCCCTCCTAAATTAGAAACAAACCAACCCAACCCCATAACGGTCGATCCATTTAATTTCCAAAATTATcaataatttctcctttttatctttttacccagaaaaataaaaaatcaacaccaaaaaagaaggaaaaaaaaaagcagaaaaagAGACCTTTTCTTGGGCAGGGGAGTGGCCACCTGTGTGTCGTCCTCTGAGGCTGAGGAGGGTGAGTCCTCCATGAATTAACTTATCACTTTAATTTGTTGGTTATATATGTTATTGAGATGGGACTGGAACATAAGATGGGAGGTGTTTTTTCCCGGAAAATGAGAATAACAAGTGTTTGGCTGGTGAGAAAGTTTTTGGGAAGGGAGGAGAGAGTGAGGGAGAAATGGAGTTGGGACGGAGGGTGGGTGTTTAATTAATATCGTCATGTTGACAGATGGGCAGCTTACTAGTTTATTAGGGACGTGCTAGCAAATAAGCATTAAAAAAcatccgtatatatatatatataataatttatttaataatattaattagtataatataataattaatgtttgtatattaaatttaaaactatGGACTGTAGTGTGTGTTACGATATCGTAGGACTGAGTTCACCATTAGTAGCTGTGGAGTTGAGAAATGATTGGATTATCCGACTGGATTGGACAACAAATTAGAGTAAATTGTTGATATAGTCCCGGGATTACTTCTAAGTGAAAATTgagtttctaattttttttcttaaattttagtCCTTAAACTCATCAAATTAATATTTGGAGCTGTGACTGTTCttaaaattgaaggattttgaTGGAGGAGCTATGATTGTGGTTTAATATTTGGAGCTGTTGTGGCGAGGTGGGATGTTGGCTGTGATGGAAGAGTTGATGGCCAGAATTGGTTTTTATACATAATCACAACAATTTtgtataaaagtttaccaaacattttgATATTCCTTTTCTACTCAAAGCCTTTTTACCAACATAGTTTACCAAATACTCTAATATTGTATTTCACAGATCATTATTTTCACCGCACAATAGAAGAAGTTTATTTAAAAGCATAATAATACCAAACTAGCTTTTATTATCTTCTATGGTTTCTGCTTAATCAAAAGGCAATTTAATTTCTTCTACTACTTTGCTTTATTCTTTCTACTACTTTGGAATCTGAACTGAAATAACCGGCTTGGTAATCTACTGACGGGGATTACCTTTGAAATTATAAGCTTCTTTAGCAGTCTTGCCCAATGCGGCATATACAtatggctggtttggtattgatatgctttgaaaaaaaaataactgcttttgctgtgctgtgaaaatagcagctgtgaaataaagcagtagaatgtttggtaaacttttttgtaaaagtgcttttggaaaaaaaaaatcagtattatagtgtttgataaacttttatataaaacagCTGTGACCAtgtgaaatgacaaaaaatggtataatactagatgtgccattaatttaattttcttaacaaataaaggtgaattactaaatatactttatttttaaaagaaaaatatttataaattttatcttAAACATATAATTCAACGTTTAACAAGAAATCATGATCCAACGTTTAACAAGAAATCATAATCCAACATTCAACATATAATCCAACATTTATGCTGCTTcaagttttcagctttttttcaaagtttatttttgctgcttcatgttttcagtttttttttttatccaaaactgtgaaaataagttgtttttaagtgtttaccaaacatcttttttagctcatcttttttttatacccactttttataaaaacacctcagtaccaaaccagtacttaaTCTTTTATCTTTTTCTAGTGTTTTTTGGAAGGGGTGGTCAAATGTCTAGTTGATTGAGCTGAATGTAACTATTTTGATCTGGGTGCTTGAGGGAAAACTATGATCCATATTGGTCGTTGGAAAATGAATGAAAAGTAGATAAAAGAATATAAACATTTGTTGGTTTGATGTATTATGACATGATACATGTGAAAGACTCAACTTTGGGAGAGATGCGCAACATTCTGAATGACAATACACAGATCAAAGCAAACTTATGCTGATGGGATATTGCATGTATGGTAACCGTTGTTGGGATTAAGTGCGCCTGGCCAAGATAAGGTGACGGACAAGCCCCTAATGGTGGAGTCCTTTGTGCGGCTGTGCCTGATGGATACGAAGAGATTGTTGAGCTTGTCGGTTTGCATTGAATGTCCATGATGAATTTGAGGTTCCACCGTAAAATCAATTGGCTTTATGATGGAaactcaatttcatcatggtatcagagcaaggttGTCCACGTGTGAAGTCCAATAGCCACACGCGCTCCACGTCACCTAGTTGTTATCCacgtaggcttgaaaatccgtCACACGTGCGGAGGCGTGTTAAGAGTTGCCACACGTGTAGGTTTGCACTGAATGTCTAGTTGGTTCCACGAATATGGCAAAACTAAATTGAGATTCAATATAAGGTCTGAAAGAAATTTGTGCAAGACAATTGTTTGGAAACCAGTG
This window harbors:
- the LOC126633695 gene encoding probable WRKY transcription factor 69, encoding MEDSPSSASEDDTQVATPLPKKRRGVQKRVVSVPIGDVEGSKSKGEGHPPSDSWAWRKYGQKPIKGSPYPRGYYRCSSSKGCPARKQVERSRLNPTMLIVTYVCDHNHPMPTTKANQSSSVTPTTITATATSPTTESELPAKTEELTIFTSQVDLDLSDDSPTLLSDFGWFNDAASTVVLESPICLGNSSCMNNDVATRLKDEDEYLFADLGELPEGSVIFRHRNRMVESDDQNRRCSLSAVVPYCSNTG